In the genome of Atribacterota bacterium, one region contains:
- a CDS encoding extracellular solute-binding protein has protein sequence MRKYVGLVLCVILVVAFLGVALALEEELYPGEKELLEKARAEGGIVVSYDTGPTWANWAGVFKKFTQRYDIEIVYNDLGSGATVVRLEKEKNRPNADTAYYFMPFGASAKEKGLTEGFIPVNFEKIPELLRDTEGHWFSIHKGTVVFVVNTRLVRKIPEGWKDLLDPAFRKSVVYLDPRTTGIGFAIVLATAHALGGSVDDLMPGISYLAELQKENIRLIEKTTEYDKFVKGEIPVWITYDFNGYRAKYIGGLGDDVAIVIPKEGTITAPYAISLVKGGPHPNAGKLWLNFIMSREGQLTFAEGFVRPILDDVELPPEVQSKFLPAEEYAKAIDIDWVKAQKVQPEAAKLWGSKVLGEE, from the coding sequence ATGCGCAAGTACGTGGGTTTGGTTCTGTGTGTGATTTTGGTCGTGGCGTTTTTGGGAGTCGCTTTGGCTTTAGAAGAAGAACTTTATCCGGGAGAAAAAGAACTCCTGGAAAAAGCCAGGGCCGAGGGTGGCATTGTGGTGAGCTATGATACCGGTCCGACCTGGGCGAACTGGGCGGGAGTGTTCAAAAAATTTACCCAGCGTTACGACATCGAAATCGTCTATAACGATTTGGGAAGTGGTGCTACTGTCGTTCGTTTAGAAAAGGAGAAGAATCGTCCCAATGCTGATACCGCCTATTATTTTATGCCCTTTGGGGCTTCAGCGAAAGAGAAGGGTTTGACGGAAGGGTTCATTCCCGTCAACTTTGAGAAAATTCCAGAGCTCTTGCGCGATACGGAAGGGCATTGGTTCAGTATTCACAAGGGAACCGTGGTCTTTGTGGTCAATACCAGGTTGGTTCGCAAAATACCGGAGGGCTGGAAGGACCTTCTGGACCCGGCTTTCCGCAAGAGCGTGGTGTATCTTGACCCGCGCACTACCGGGATTGGGTTTGCCATCGTTTTGGCGACGGCGCACGCCTTAGGTGGAAGCGTGGATGACCTCATGCCAGGTATTTCTTACCTTGCGGAATTGCAAAAGGAAAACATTCGTCTCATTGAAAAGACCACCGAATACGATAAATTCGTGAAGGGGGAAATCCCGGTGTGGATTACGTATGACTTCAACGGGTATCGGGCAAAGTACATCGGAGGTCTGGGTGATGATGTGGCGATCGTGATTCCCAAAGAGGGGACCATCACTGCGCCATACGCTATCAGTCTCGTCAAGGGTGGGCCACATCCGAACGCTGGGAAGTTATGGCTTAACTTCATCATGAGTCGTGAGGGCCAGCTCACCTTTGCCGAAGGGTTTGTCCGTCCGATTCTTGATGATGTGGAATTGCCACCCGAAGTCCAGAGTAAGTTCTTGCCAGCCGAGGAGTATGCAAAGGCAATTGATATCGATTGGGTGAAGGCACAAAAGGTTCAGCCTGAAGCGGCAAAACTCTGGGGAAGCAAGGTGTTAGGAGAAGAATAG
- a CDS encoding ABC transporter permease subunit: MWSRRRVWWLLLPVGFWFLFFLVVPLVFVVWESIRGEIGLDWSAYTRVFTRKLYRESLKNSFLLSISTTLLGTLIGLPLSYALYRTDPKTKEVFLALLALPLTFSGLVIAYAFIILLGNSGFITILLSRLFGIDTLEFSSFLFTWRGLVVAYLYFLIPRMILVMIAAWSEVDWSLLEAAEILGMERIKAFFRVIFPLVRPSLLAGSSLLFAVSMGAFGTAFALVGTGVNIMPLLIYTQMSEISVNLQEANALAVVLVLVTTAIVVLYERTFARRF, from the coding sequence ATGTGGAGCCGGAGAAGGGTATGGTGGCTTTTACTCCCTGTCGGATTTTGGTTTCTCTTCTTTCTTGTCGTTCCTCTGGTATTTGTAGTCTGGGAGAGTATCCGAGGGGAGATAGGTTTGGACTGGAGTGCCTATACCCGAGTTTTTACCAGAAAGCTGTATAGGGAGTCGCTCAAGAATAGTTTTCTTCTTTCCATCTCAACGACGCTTTTGGGAACGCTTATAGGTTTGCCGCTTTCATATGCCCTGTATAGAACCGACCCCAAAACCAAGGAAGTCTTTTTGGCCCTTTTAGCTTTGCCACTTACCTTCTCCGGCTTGGTTATCGCCTACGCCTTCATCATTCTTTTGGGGAACTCCGGGTTTATTACCATCCTGCTTTCACGGCTTTTTGGTATTGATACGCTTGAGTTTTCGTCGTTCCTTTTTACCTGGCGGGGACTGGTTGTGGCCTATCTTTACTTTCTCATTCCACGCATGATTTTGGTCATGATTGCGGCGTGGTCAGAGGTAGATTGGAGCCTTCTTGAAGCGGCAGAAATTTTGGGGATGGAACGGATTAAAGCCTTTTTCCGGGTCATTTTTCCCTTGGTTCGACCCTCGCTTTTGGCGGGGTCGAGTCTGCTTTTTGCCGTTTCCATGGGTGCCTTTGGCACTGCTTTTGCCCTGGTGGGAACGGGCGTGAATATCATGCCCCTTCTTATCTATACCCAGATGTCCGAAATCTCGGTTAACCTTCAGGAAGCCAATGCTCTGGCGGTGGTGCTCGTTTTGGTAACCACCGCCATTGTGGTCCTGTATGAGCGTACTTTTGCTCGTCGTTTTTAG
- a CDS encoding YtfJ family protein produces the protein MCTMKKVIRFLMAFLLLFLTLPLWAINMGNTIPPFEVLSQDEEPLTEKDLLGKITVLFYDNRRTAAVNNDLKYEISDFREQNLPLLENLQVVQVVDASSANFLTRTIWKRKLRENARKYGVDLYADWNGAMRQSFGFDTKESNVLVVDPRGMVRYALLGKVATSEKEKLLILLLAIGEESEKQKRAQTKEVTIP, from the coding sequence ATGTGCACCATGAAAAAGGTCATCCGGTTTTTAATGGCTTTTCTCCTACTGTTCTTGACTCTCCCCCTTTGGGCAATCAATATGGGAAACACCATCCCCCCCTTCGAAGTCCTCTCTCAGGACGAAGAACCACTCACCGAAAAAGACCTCCTGGGTAAAATCACAGTCCTCTTTTATGATAACCGACGCACAGCTGCAGTGAACAATGACCTTAAATACGAAATCAGCGACTTTCGGGAACAAAATCTTCCCCTTCTTGAAAACCTTCAGGTGGTACAGGTAGTCGACGCTTCGAGTGCCAATTTTCTTACCCGAACCATCTGGAAACGGAAACTGCGCGAAAATGCCAGAAAATATGGCGTTGACCTCTATGCGGACTGGAACGGAGCCATGCGTCAGTCCTTCGGTTTCGATACCAAGGAGAGTAACGTCCTTGTGGTTGATCCGCGGGGGATGGTACGTTACGCCCTCCTCGGGAAAGTGGCTACAAGCGAGAAAGAGAAGCTCTTAATCCTTCTCCTTGCCATAGGAGAAGAGAGTGAAAAACAGAAAAGAGCGCAAACCAAAGAGGTGACAATCCCCTGA
- a CDS encoding calcineurin-like phosphoesterase family protein — protein MRRTVWIVFVCVLVLWVNLAGAQESFQGVVFEDRNGNGLRDAGEPGIPNVCVSNGVEVVATDGEGRYSLPRKDEMVVFVIKPADYNLPVNAKNIPQFFYVHRPNGSPDFIQDYEGFASTGELPASVDFPLLPGKKNDSFKALIIGDTQVTDHREIGYLRDSLVKEVQGTDAAFALVLGDNVNDVLGLYDRYLQVMAGMGIPTFYVLGNHDINFYSQNDQYSAETYTKMVMPPYYAFNVGNVHFVVLDNVVWDGKAYYGAISEEQLNFLKNDLAMVPADNLLVIAMHIPLISYMDRNAEKHQVKNREDLFTLLQGRKVLFLAGHTHTLERLYPETTIDGWSPNLPFPQIIPGAACGSWWSGPKDKYAIPFAYQRDAAPKGYMIFEFEGANWKETYKVLNQPFEDQINISFFINDRVERRLKEPALPESTFLRGDLIGVHVVANVFCDATEVQCTVDGQITHTMTRHSLPDPIMNWYMKDLPEWMRPVGSTHTYWAPLPSTLEPGIHTVTVTAKDRYGRKYQEKRLFEVW, from the coding sequence ATGCGGCGCACAGTGTGGATTGTTTTCGTGTGTGTCTTGGTGTTGTGGGTTAACCTTGCAGGAGCCCAGGAAAGTTTTCAGGGCGTGGTGTTTGAGGATCGGAACGGAAACGGTCTTCGGGATGCTGGTGAACCCGGAATTCCCAACGTCTGCGTCTCGAATGGGGTTGAAGTGGTGGCAACCGATGGCGAAGGTCGTTATAGTCTTCCCCGAAAGGACGAGATGGTGGTTTTTGTGATTAAACCTGCGGACTACAACCTTCCGGTCAACGCAAAGAACATCCCTCAGTTTTTCTATGTCCATCGACCCAATGGTTCACCTGATTTTATCCAGGATTACGAGGGATTTGCCTCCACTGGGGAGCTCCCTGCCTCGGTGGACTTCCCGCTCCTTCCTGGGAAAAAGAACGATTCTTTCAAAGCTCTTATCATCGGTGATACTCAAGTGACCGACCACCGGGAAATCGGGTACCTGCGGGATTCGCTGGTCAAAGAAGTTCAGGGAACCGATGCCGCGTTTGCCCTCGTTCTTGGGGACAACGTTAATGACGTCCTGGGACTCTATGACCGGTACCTTCAGGTTATGGCAGGAATGGGTATTCCCACCTTTTACGTCCTGGGTAATCACGATATAAACTTTTACTCTCAAAATGACCAGTACAGCGCAGAAACCTACACCAAGATGGTAATGCCCCCATACTACGCCTTTAACGTTGGTAATGTCCACTTTGTGGTCCTTGACAATGTGGTATGGGATGGCAAAGCCTACTATGGAGCAATCAGCGAAGAACAACTCAACTTTCTAAAGAATGACCTGGCCATGGTTCCAGCCGACAATCTCCTCGTGATTGCCATGCATATCCCCCTTATCTCCTATATGGATCGGAATGCCGAGAAACACCAGGTGAAAAATCGGGAAGATCTCTTTACTCTCCTTCAGGGAAGAAAAGTACTCTTTCTCGCTGGTCATACCCATACCTTAGAACGATTGTACCCTGAAACTACGATCGACGGATGGTCACCAAATCTTCCTTTCCCCCAGATCATTCCTGGTGCAGCTTGCGGTTCCTGGTGGAGTGGTCCTAAGGATAAATATGCCATTCCCTTCGCCTATCAGCGAGACGCAGCCCCCAAAGGGTACATGATTTTCGAATTTGAAGGTGCTAATTGGAAAGAAACCTATAAGGTTCTGAACCAACCCTTCGAAGACCAAATCAATATTTCCTTCTTCATAAATGACCGGGTGGAGCGAAGGCTCAAGGAACCGGCGCTTCCCGAAAGCACTTTCCTGCGCGGCGACCTCATCGGAGTCCACGTGGTGGCGAATGTGTTCTGTGACGCTACCGAGGTACAGTGCACCGTCGACGGTCAAATCACCCATACCATGACCCGTCATTCTCTCCCTGACCCGATCATGAACTGGTACATGAAAGACCTCCCCGAGTGGATGCGACCAGTCGGTTCCACCCACACTTACTGGGCTCCGCTTCCTTCCACTCTTGAACCAGGAATCCATACCGTTACCGTCACCGCCAAAGACCGTTACGGCCGGAAATACCAGGAAAAACGCCTTTTTGAAGTGTGGTAA
- a CDS encoding BMP family ABC transporter substrate-binding protein codes for MKGIRKGLITVLLFGLLFFSFAFAEGAGRIGLILATGGLGDKSFNDISYAGALKAKEELGVELDYVEPKAIAEYEGYQRDFASSGEYEIIVCVGFDQADALNMIAQEFPNQKFAIVDMVVNQPNVASLLFKANEGGFLLGVEAAYMTKTKKIGIVGGMDIPLIRDFFIGFEEGVKWANTKAVVLPTVYVGGWADPTKGKELALSLIDQGCDVIWAAAGKSGLGALEAAKERGVFAMGVDACQCYLGSHIFASMTKRVDVAVYETIKAAFSGTFQGGIFEKGIAEGWIGNCRIPEEQPLWEERFGFTHAVAIPKEVMDKVLEAREKVAQGAIKVPRPPEFQ; via the coding sequence ATGAAAGGAATACGAAAAGGTTTAATCACAGTTCTTTTGTTTGGTTTGCTTTTCTTCTCTTTTGCCTTTGCTGAAGGAGCGGGAAGGATTGGGTTGATCTTAGCCACCGGTGGTCTGGGGGATAAATCGTTTAATGATATTTCCTATGCCGGAGCACTTAAAGCGAAGGAAGAATTAGGGGTGGAACTCGATTACGTAGAACCAAAAGCTATTGCTGAGTATGAGGGGTATCAGAGAGATTTTGCTTCGTCAGGGGAATACGAAATCATCGTCTGTGTGGGATTCGACCAGGCCGATGCGTTGAATATGATTGCCCAGGAATTTCCTAATCAGAAGTTTGCCATTGTGGATATGGTGGTCAACCAGCCCAATGTGGCCTCTCTTCTTTTTAAGGCTAACGAAGGTGGTTTCCTGTTAGGAGTGGAAGCAGCGTATATGACTAAAACCAAGAAAATCGGCATCGTGGGTGGTATGGACATCCCCCTGATTCGGGATTTCTTTATCGGATTTGAAGAAGGAGTGAAGTGGGCCAATACGAAAGCGGTGGTGTTACCCACGGTGTATGTGGGGGGATGGGCTGACCCCACCAAAGGGAAGGAGCTAGCTCTGTCTCTTATTGACCAGGGCTGTGATGTCATCTGGGCGGCGGCTGGAAAAAGCGGTTTGGGAGCTCTGGAGGCAGCCAAAGAGCGAGGAGTTTTTGCCATGGGGGTGGATGCCTGCCAATGTTACCTGGGGAGCCATATTTTTGCCAGTATGACCAAGCGAGTGGATGTGGCAGTGTATGAGACCATCAAAGCAGCCTTCTCCGGAACGTTCCAGGGAGGAATCTTTGAAAAGGGAATTGCTGAAGGATGGATCGGCAATTGCCGGATCCCTGAGGAACAACCTCTGTGGGAGGAACGGTTCGGATTTACCCATGCGGTAGCAATTCCCAAAGAAGTGATGGACAAGGTGCTCGAAGCCAGAGAAAAAGTGGCCCAAGGAGCAATCAAGGTTCCTCGTCCGCCAGAGTTCCAGTAA